A stretch of Arthrobacter sunyaminii DNA encodes these proteins:
- a CDS encoding sterol carrier family protein has product MARRRVPATDGEAALRAALAATAAGTKPDRNTLATAVRYSLEELAERAPGNSVEVRVPPFGVTQCVAGPRHTRGTPPNVIETDAATWLGLVSGQQSWNESVQAGKVAASGLRANLSEWLPLFRAGQ; this is encoded by the coding sequence ATGGCACGACGACGGGTCCCCGCCACCGACGGCGAAGCTGCGCTGCGCGCTGCCCTCGCTGCCACTGCTGCAGGGACGAAACCGGACCGGAACACCCTGGCCACGGCCGTCCGCTATTCGCTGGAAGAGCTGGCGGAGCGCGCGCCGGGCAACAGCGTAGAGGTTCGGGTGCCGCCGTTCGGCGTCACCCAGTGCGTCGCCGGCCCCCGGCATACCCGCGGCACCCCGCCCAACGTGATCGAAACCGACGCGGCCACCTGGCTGGGTCTGGTCTCCGGGCAGCAGTCCTGGAATGAGTCCGTTCAGGCCGGAAAAGTGGCTGCGTCAGGGCTGCGGGCCAACCTGTCTGAGTGGCTGCCGCTCTTCCGTGCAGGCCAATAA
- a CDS encoding molybdopterin-dependent oxidoreductase, which yields MTASPKYPSRRPRNLPALLYAALAGILAAGTVLAAAELAGSFFTARARPLIALGSAFIDFTPLWLKNFAVETFGTNDKAALFAGMALTIAVLAACAGILAHRRWGLGVAAVLIMGAVIVACVVTRAGASPVDAIPTVLGTAVGIGVLRGLIRRTPAAESGESGGGRPPAPLRNRPTRRGFFTAAGLTVIAGTAAAAGGRAIAAARNTTASFRAALKLPAAADPARALPAGLQSPVAGVTPWLTSNADFYRIDTALSLPEIDAETWELRIHGMVEEEVRINFAELLDSPLVERHLTLTCVSNPLGGDLAGTAKWLGLPVRELLARARPAADADMVLSTSVDGFSASTPLEVLQDDRDALLAVGMNGEPLPPVHGYPVRMVVPGLYGFVSATKWIVDMEVTRFDAQTAYWTDRGWAQKAPVKTMARVEVPASFARVPAGPVDVGGTAWSQQRGITGVEVSIDNGDWQPAVLAAEASVDTWRQWSFRTDDLSSGNHTVRARATDPQDGVQTGARADTVPDGASGWQSVQFMVE from the coding sequence ATGACCGCTTCCCCGAAGTACCCAAGCCGCCGGCCCCGGAACCTTCCAGCCCTGCTCTACGCCGCGCTGGCGGGCATCCTCGCCGCCGGAACCGTCCTGGCTGCAGCGGAACTGGCGGGGTCCTTCTTCACCGCCCGCGCCCGCCCGCTGATTGCCTTGGGATCCGCCTTCATTGACTTCACCCCCCTGTGGTTGAAGAACTTCGCGGTGGAAACCTTCGGTACCAATGACAAGGCAGCTCTGTTCGCGGGCATGGCCCTGACCATCGCGGTACTCGCGGCCTGCGCAGGGATACTGGCGCACCGCCGCTGGGGGCTCGGCGTAGCCGCCGTCCTCATCATGGGTGCGGTGATTGTGGCCTGCGTGGTGACCAGGGCCGGCGCCTCCCCGGTGGACGCCATCCCCACGGTGCTGGGCACCGCAGTGGGGATCGGCGTCCTGCGCGGATTGATCCGCCGCACTCCTGCCGCCGAGTCCGGTGAATCCGGTGGCGGCCGGCCCCCCGCTCCGCTCCGGAACCGCCCCACCCGGCGGGGCTTTTTCACTGCCGCCGGGCTGACCGTCATCGCGGGAACTGCCGCCGCGGCCGGCGGCCGGGCCATCGCCGCAGCCCGGAACACCACTGCTTCCTTCCGTGCGGCCCTGAAGCTGCCGGCCGCCGCTGACCCGGCACGTGCCCTGCCGGCCGGGCTGCAGTCACCCGTGGCGGGAGTGACCCCGTGGCTGACGTCCAACGCGGATTTTTACCGGATTGACACCGCCCTGAGCTTGCCGGAAATCGATGCGGAAACCTGGGAGCTGCGCATTCACGGGATGGTGGAGGAGGAAGTGCGGATCAATTTTGCCGAGCTGCTCGACTCGCCGCTGGTTGAGCGTCACCTCACGCTGACCTGCGTCTCTAATCCACTGGGCGGAGATCTGGCCGGCACCGCCAAGTGGCTGGGACTTCCGGTGCGCGAACTGCTGGCACGGGCACGGCCTGCCGCGGACGCGGATATGGTGCTCTCCACCAGCGTTGACGGCTTCAGCGCCTCCACTCCGCTGGAAGTGCTCCAGGATGACCGTGACGCCCTGCTGGCAGTGGGAATGAACGGTGAACCGCTGCCCCCGGTGCACGGTTATCCCGTGCGGATGGTGGTGCCCGGGCTCTACGGATTTGTCTCCGCCACCAAGTGGATCGTGGACATGGAAGTGACCCGTTTCGACGCGCAGACCGCCTACTGGACGGACCGCGGATGGGCCCAGAAGGCACCGGTGAAGACCATGGCCCGGGTGGAGGTCCCGGCGTCGTTTGCCCGCGTGCCTGCGGGTCCCGTGGACGTGGGCGGCACCGCCTGGTCCCAGCAGCGCGGCATCACCGGCGTGGAAGTTTCCATCGACAACGGCGACTGGCAGCCCGCCGTTCTGGCAGCCGAGGCATCGGTGGATACCTGGCGCCAGTGGTCCTTCCGCACCGATGACCTTTCCAGCGGCAACCACACGGTCCGGGCCCGCGCCACGGACCCGCAGGACGGTGTGCAGACCGGCGCCCGGGCCGACACGGTTCCGGACGGCGCCTCCGGCTGGCAGTCCGTTCAGTTCATGGTGGAATAG
- a CDS encoding asparaginase, whose translation MPATFTASDAVELAVVERSGFIESRHIGSAVVMAADGTVVTALGDITTPIFPRSTLKPFQAVAAMQAGVPLRGPQVALAAASHTGSKEHTDVVKTMLAAAGVTEDHLQCPEDWPQDEAARHELIRAGKGKNKLAFNCSGKHAAFLWACTENNWDHATYLDPQHPLQQSIAGVIEEFTGESVSHWGTDGCGAPLAAVSLTGLARGIGRLAKAPSGKHGNARAATVATAMLDYPWAVHGHGRENTVVMEDLGIISKNGAEGVLVLGTDTGVSVALKMLDGDTRAASLVGLTLLAASGAVDPGKISAVLDKIVRPVLGGGAPVGSIRLGAPVTALLDSALLDS comes from the coding sequence ATGCCTGCCACTTTTACTGCGTCCGATGCCGTTGAACTTGCCGTTGTTGAACGCAGCGGTTTCATCGAGTCCCGCCATATCGGGTCCGCCGTGGTCATGGCCGCCGACGGAACCGTTGTCACCGCCCTTGGCGACATCACCACCCCCATCTTTCCTCGGTCTACCCTGAAGCCCTTCCAGGCCGTGGCCGCCATGCAGGCCGGGGTCCCCCTGCGCGGGCCGCAGGTGGCGCTGGCCGCCGCCAGCCACACCGGTTCCAAGGAGCACACGGACGTAGTCAAGACGATGCTGGCCGCCGCCGGCGTCACCGAGGACCATCTGCAGTGCCCCGAAGACTGGCCGCAGGATGAGGCCGCCCGCCATGAGCTGATCCGTGCCGGCAAGGGCAAAAACAAGCTGGCCTTCAACTGCTCCGGCAAGCACGCCGCCTTCCTCTGGGCCTGCACCGAAAACAACTGGGACCACGCCACCTACCTGGACCCGCAGCATCCCCTCCAGCAGAGCATCGCCGGCGTCATCGAAGAATTCACCGGCGAAAGCGTCAGCCACTGGGGAACCGACGGCTGCGGTGCGCCCCTGGCCGCTGTTTCGCTCACCGGACTGGCCCGCGGCATCGGCCGCCTGGCCAAGGCCCCGTCCGGGAAACACGGCAATGCCCGCGCCGCAACGGTGGCCACCGCCATGCTGGACTACCCCTGGGCCGTTCACGGCCACGGCCGTGAAAACACGGTGGTGATGGAGGACCTTGGCATCATTTCCAAGAACGGCGCCGAAGGCGTCCTGGTCCTGGGCACCGACACCGGTGTGTCAGTGGCGCTGAAGATGCTCGACGGCGACACCCGGGCCGCGTCCCTGGTGGGCCTGACCCTGCTGGCCGCCAGCGGTGCGGTGGATCCCGGCAAAATCAGCGCGGTGCTGGACAAGATTGTCCGTCCCGTTCTGGGCGGCGGCGCACCCGTGGGCAGCATCCGCCTGGGCGCACCCGTGACGGCGCTGCTGGATTCCGCACTCCTGGATTCCTGA